TGCGATCATGTTGGGAGCTGCTTCGATGTTCATCGCAGCAATCTGTGTCAGAATCATCGATAAAGATGCCTCGGAAGGTGTGGTGCAGTAGCTTTATTTGCTGAGCGGACAGAGTCCGCCGCTTATGTTGACTCGGTAAGCCCCTTACTGCGACAGACCAAGCCGCTTACTCCGGCTCTTCAAGCTGCTTACCGAGCCAGACTAAGCGGCTTACTTCGACAGAGTAAGCACGCAGACATTTTGTCACACCTGTTCTGATTGAATTCTTAAGCGGTCAAAAACAATCAATGCTGGGAGCTTATTTGCCTTGTTGGAGTCTTTCGGAGATCCTTAAAGGAGGGTTTTCCTAGGGCTAACGGACATTCAAGTAGTTCCTTTAGTGAGGCCCGAAGGGCTGATATAATCAAGCCCAGGGCTGCGCGATTAACATCGCTTACTCTGGGCTTGGCTGGTCTGGCTTTAGGTGCCGCTGGTCTGCGTCTTTGGCGTAAAGCCAGGAAAAACGCTTGAGTCGTATCTGACTAACAGACCAGATCTTTGAAGTGATCAAAGTCGGCCGTGAATCCGCCACGGATGCCTTTGTTGATCACGGCGACCGCATCATGGGAGTGCAGTGATTCCAAATGCGCACATGCGACCTGGAAGTCGTAGATTCGCTCGTCTTGATCAAGCTCTTCATAGACGACACGGGCTGCGTCTTCTACGAATTTGACATAGGCGCCGTTGAGCTCGGCAAAGGCTTGCTCGTCTTCACGCTTAACCATCACCTGGGTCTCTGTTTTGAGTGCATTGAGGCAATGTTGCTGGATTTCCTCAATCGTAAGGTGGGCTCCGGGCTTGATTTCGACGCTGACGCGGGCCTTGCTCCTTTGAGAATGTGGAATGCCGAAGATCTCACGCTCATCCCGGGCATGTTCGCTTAACTCTGCTGAGCAGGGACAGGCTGAGGAATAAACAAAATCAAAGTGGATCAGCTTGCGGAAGCGATTAAGGTCATCAATGAAGCCTTCAAAGGACACTTGATAATACTGCCAACCTTCCAATCCGCTACGCAGACTCTTCTGAAGGATAGGGTAGTTGAAGGAAAGTTTGAGCCGCCCACGGCTGCTTTTCAGCTCCCGCTTGTAGGCAATCAGGATTTCTTCAAGGAGCTCGGGGGAGAATACACGGTCTTTAAACTCGTAAAAGACACGCATGATCCGGCTCATATTGATGCCCTTGAGGTCGGCAGCCAGGGAGACCGTGCCGGTTATGTAGGTCTCCAGAGAGACTTTTTCGCAGGAGCTGGTCAGGAACTGCAGAGGAAGACGGAAACCGGCGATGCCCACCTGCATGATTGGTACATTGGCGCCATGAATCTCCGAACTCTCAGAATTCTGCATGTCGGGCAGTGACGCACGATACTCGTCAGTCACGACGAAATCTGCTTCGTAATGCTTACGAAGGCGCGCTTCTTCGGCCTTTTTCTGGTCTATGTCCTGCGATTTCATAAAATACTCAACCTTTCACGCTAACAAACACCTCCAATACTTCAAGTCGCTTTGTAACAAATATAAATGAAACTCTCTGAGGTATTAGACGAAGACGGGAGTGAAACCTTTGAAGTTTCAGATCCCATTCTAACTCCACATAGTTATTTAGCTTTTTTATTGGGCATTTTGTGAAAAGAGATTGAAGAACAGCTTGTCGACATTTGCTACCTCGACCAGGATCAGCTCAGCGCTGCCGTCGCCATCTACATCTGGGTCGATCACCGAGATCGTGACATCGGGAGCATCGGCGTCGATCGCATTCCAAGTGATTAGGTCATTGCTATATTGTGGATAGAAGACAATTGAATCGACCAGCTTGCTCCGGCGATAGGTAAACGAGAAGGTATTGCTATCAGTTGGCGACGCAACGCGAGGAAGTGTTGCGTCGGGATTCAAGGCCACTGGATCCAGATCCATTGCGAACAGGATGATATTGGGAATACGATAAGCGTTATCTACCGAATCGGCGCTGCTATCGCGTCCTTGCCAATCAATGTCTGTTGCCCAATCGTTGAATGAGACCAATATCTCCGCGACGCTAATGCTCATTGTTTTAAAGGTCGTCACGTCACCATCTGATGCGCTGAGGCGAATAACTTGGTCTCCCGTGGCACTAAAGGTCGCATTGGTCGAAAGGGCTGCTGTATCCTCAAAGCTGACATTGGCGCCGGACCATCGCTGCAAGAGCGATCCACCTACTGGCAACCCATCATCCTGAATAGTTGCAGAGACCGATTTGGGTGTGCCGATTCGCGCGGTATTGCTGACGGATAGTTGAATCTCCGGACCATAGTTGGGAGGCGATTCTACGAATAGCGCGATTTCGGCATCGGAGAGCGCACGGTTGTAGATGCGAACATCATCAAGGAGACCATTATGTCCGTTTACTCCTGTGCCTTGAAGACTACCCAAATATAGCGGACTGCTTGTTATTGGCACCTGATTTAAGCTAACATAATGCTCTGAGTCGAGTTGGCCGTTCAAGTAGATCTGCATTCTTGAAAATGCGTCCTTGGATCCATCGAAAGTAACAACAACATGTGTCCATTCATTCGCCGGAAGGCTTCCGTTAGAAGCTGGTAAACCCGAATCAATCTTAGCCCAGATCCTGTTAGACGGCCCCACATAAATTGCGTAGGACTCCGCGACGTTATGGTTGACATTCTTACCTATTATGCCGCGCCAGTTGTCGTCTGAGGCAGCTGGGTTCACCCAGCAGGCAAAGGTGACCTGAGTCATGCCATCCAGCTCCTCGCTATCGGGAATAGTCACAAAATCTGAACTGTCACTAAAGGATAAAGCGCTTTCAAACTGCCCTGGTACCCATGGATCACCGCTGAATCCACCAAGCGTTCCGTTATTCGCCGGTGTGGTCGAATCCGCTGCGATGTTTCCCGATCCCTCATCCAATTTCCACCAGCCTATCTCGGGTACTGGTAGTGCTGGCGGAACGTAAGCTCCGACATCAACCACCAAATCTCTTGTTAATTGAACGGCTCCCTCGGTCGCGGTGATCCGCAATTCATGCGTGCCTTCATGGGTGAAGAATACTGAAGTGCTTTCAGCTTCGTCGTCGGCGAATTGCGCCGTGCCTGGGCCGGAAATGTGTTCCCATATGACATCAGCGTCAGCAACTTCAAAACTCACGGAATCTGCAATCAGCTTAAGACCATGACCTGTATCAAGTATCCCCAAATATTCACTGAGTGGTTCGATGATCTCCAGGCTCAATGTGCGAGTTGCGGATTGAGAGTGCGATTCAGCGTTCTCTCGGATCGAGTGCGCATTGCGCGCTCCCAAATAAGGATTGGAACCATCAAAGCCTTGGCCTTGATTACCAGCATGGCCACCAGATACCAATCGATCGTGAACGGTGTCATCGTTGCTGGCGTCATAGCCTTCATATGCTCCGGTCCGCGCCCCATTGAAGAGAATATCCGGATTCGAAAAATGTAGTAATGAGCTGTAGTTACCATAGGCCATGATGGTTCGATACACAACACGCGTGCCAAAGGCTGGCCTTAGTCGCCATCCGTTGTTGTAATTTGGAAATGTGCTCGTTCCTACGTTGCTATCCCCTGAACCGCCATCCCCCCAAGCATGCCATGCCCCAAGGCAGTGTCCAACTTCATGACAAAAAGTTAAGTCATAGAGATTGATGAAATTATGCCCCAAAACAGACGTATAACCGCCGCCAACTCCAGCAACATTAAAGGGATGACTTTGGCCTGGCGGCTCATCTTCGTAGGACGTGATGAAAGACAGCTTATCGGCCCCAAGTAAGATAGAATAAGCGTATACCGCATCCAATTTGCCATCACTGGGATGCCCTAAGTTATAATATTCTTCGTACATGTCATACCTTCGATTGCCTGGAAAGGCATAGTGGGGGTCCTCGATCGTGCCAATTAAGACTAAACGAGCATTGTTAATTTCACTGTTCGCAAAGGCAGTGTTCATGTACTCGACTCCTTTGATGATGAGCGCCTCCATTTCAGCCACACCACCAACTTCCTGTCGTGCCACTCTTCCATAGCCCACGACAATATCTATGTCATGCATAGGAGCAGCATCAGCGCTAAACTGCTTATCTGCTGCTAGATGACCAAAATGATGTGGATTAGAGAGAGCTTCCATCGCCTCGAATCTTTGCGCTGCGTCAGTATCTATATGTTGAGAAGCAACGGTTTTTTTGCTGCTGACTTCGTGCAGACTTTCGGTATGATCGTGACCGCTGGCATGAAGTTCACAAGTCCCGCAAGTGGCGCGTGTGATCCTTTTGTCGATCTCCTCAACGACCAGATGCTCTGCGCCAAGAGAACGAAGTTCGAAAAAACGTCCTTTAGTGTAATCCACAATTGAACCGCGTATGACTCCATCGTGATAAACCAGAATGGCTTCACTAGACTGGTCCAAGCCATCAATTTTTCCAACAAAGGCGTGAGATGCATTGGAACGTTTTTTTATCAGGTCAATACGAAGCTCCAACTCCCCGCCACCTGGCAAGGGCGCGATCAGACGGCCTTGCGTACCGCCCATCACTTGCTCTATTGCGGAGAAGTTTAATTCAAACCGTCGTGCATTCAGCATACGTTCGTTAATCTCATCCGGTAGTAATGAGTGCCGACCATCGGAAGGCTCGCGGCTCAAGGCAACAGGAGGTCGAGACTGGATTTTGGCGGAGACCTTACTGACACGTGGCGCCTGTAGGGCAAGTTCGCTGTTTACCCCGCGCTTGAACCCACTATCTCGTGGTTGAGTTTCTGGAATACAGTGGGGGGCGGCAATGTTGTCGAATTCGTTGAGAGTGAATTGCTCTACTGGCTTAACCATTGTCGAGGTTTCAAACCCTGATATGTCCGTTTGACGTTCGCTAAATTGCTCAACTGAGCGATCCATAATTGGCTTCACCAGAAAATAGAAGAGCACAGATATCAATGCAATGGCCGCAGGAAGAGTGATTGTTTTCGTATTTCGCATCCCATGCCTTTGGGTTCGTTGTTGCGTTGCGGCAGGTCGACTCTGACCCGGAAGAATTTAGCTAAAATTAATTTTTTATTAAGATTTTTGTAAACCTATCTTTAATATTAGTCACTTAGTTGTATTGATTTTTACGCGTTTCTTACGCTTCATTGCATACTTTTTTACAACTCTCCTTTTTTACGCATTATCACTAGTATCGTCCGATATGCGCCTTTGACAGGGCTTGCTACAGTAGAAGCATTTTATGGCGTTTGGGCTATCACCTGGAGTCTTTCAATGCATCCTCTGACTTCAATTAACGCTGGTATAGCAGAATTTTATGAAATTGGTCGGGCCTCAATTCACCTACTAACCGCACTTATTGCGGAAGGCAGTCTCGGCATACTCGATTGTGGAAGCGAAACACTGATTGAAGGCAAATGGGTCGACGGTTCAAGATGCCCAGGCAAATAAGTTAAGTTGCTGCGAGAGAGGGTTAGAGCGAATCAATACGCATACTACCTCGTTTTCATAGCTACCCTTAAAGGAATTTCTAATAACTCAATTCCATTAACTCTGTCTAAATAACGGCGGTACCAGATGGTTTTTATGAGTCTTAATCATATGCTTAGTGAAATTAAGCATATTGGACTTAAACAATAGTAGGCCTCGACGGAATGCTCTCATGTTGAGAACAGAATTTGTCGATAGGCGAGATCACTGAATTGACGAAGATTTCCCAATCTGCCTTTGCGACACCAAAATTGACTTCGCTGTCGAAACTTTTGTGTCCATTCCTTTTCCCGAGGAAAGAGCCGATTTGGTCACCAAATACATACCCAATTGCTCCACCAATGACAAATCCGACAACAAAGAAAAAAGCGGTCACTTCGAGACTGATGACGCCCACCGCCAAGGCTTGAAACAATAAGACATGCAAGCCGATAGCTAAGGTCCCAATACCAGCACCGACTTTTTCAAAACCATGAGCGACTTCCATGTGGGCCAGGTTTGCCGATACTCGCTTTTTATTCATGGATTTCAAGTTGATGATCAGACTCGAGTGTCTGATGAAGCCCTTATTAGGGACATTTTCCATGTCACTGACAATTTCGAGAGAAACCGTTGCTTCTAGATCTCCGTTGACTGCATGGACTGTCCTTGCGTTTTCTGGAGGAGACAGTTCCCAGCCATGATCACCTGACAAGTGGCGCCCCATTAGCTGGATCAATGTGGCAAGCAGCTTGTCAGATTCTGCTTCTATTGCCTCGTCTGACAATAAATCCGGCTTTACTTTCCTGGTGTATCTGATGGCCACGAATCAACAGGCCTCTTAATCGATCTTCACCTTGTCGGCATCTGAGGTTTCTGTGAATTTCATACCGTAGCCGTCATCAATGGTCGTTGTGCTTTGCTGGCATCCGGTCAGGAGGCAAAGGCTTGTCAGTAGTGAGAATATGAATGTGATTTTAAGCATGTCCTCATTGCTAGGCATTTACTTTGAAATGAAAAGGTTCTTTTGAACTAAAAGAGCTGGCTGGTTCATTTTTTAGTTGATCCGAAGGCAAGCTCTGTGAGATTTTCCATCCTTGCGGCCGGGTCCTATGCAACGACAAGCCGGTGAACTCCCCCAGGTCCGGAAGGAAGCAAGGGTAACCAGGATTTGCGTGTGCCGTAGGGTGCCTGGCCGCTCTCGTGTACGGATTCCAAGGTGTGTCTGACGAAAGAAGGAGGCCACAAAGGACACAAAGCAGGCACGAAGAACACAAAGACTCTCTTTAAAAAACACCGCCAAGTTCACTGAAGCTTTGAGAAAATTTAATCACAGTTCCGGTTCAATTGAATTGGAATAAAACTTCGTGTGCTTTGTGCCTGCTTTGCGTTCTTTGTGACCCCAAAATACGTCACCCTTAAAACGGAAAGCCCAATGC
The Rubellicoccus peritrichatus DNA segment above includes these coding regions:
- a CDS encoding LamG-like jellyroll fold domain-containing protein produces the protein MRNTKTITLPAAIALISVLFYFLVKPIMDRSVEQFSERQTDISGFETSTMVKPVEQFTLNEFDNIAAPHCIPETQPRDSGFKRGVNSELALQAPRVSKVSAKIQSRPPVALSREPSDGRHSLLPDEINERMLNARRFELNFSAIEQVMGGTQGRLIAPLPGGGELELRIDLIKKRSNASHAFVGKIDGLDQSSEAILVYHDGVIRGSIVDYTKGRFFELRSLGAEHLVVEEIDKRITRATCGTCELHASGHDHTESLHEVSSKKTVASQHIDTDAAQRFEAMEALSNPHHFGHLAADKQFSADAAPMHDIDIVVGYGRVARQEVGGVAEMEALIIKGVEYMNTAFANSEINNARLVLIGTIEDPHYAFPGNRRYDMYEEYYNLGHPSDGKLDAVYAYSILLGADKLSFITSYEDEPPGQSHPFNVAGVGGGYTSVLGHNFINLYDLTFCHEVGHCLGAWHAWGDGGSGDSNVGTSTFPNYNNGWRLRPAFGTRVVYRTIMAYGNYSSLLHFSNPDILFNGARTGAYEGYDASNDDTVHDRLVSGGHAGNQGQGFDGSNPYLGARNAHSIRENAESHSQSATRTLSLEIIEPLSEYLGILDTGHGLKLIADSVSFEVADADVIWEHISGPGTAQFADDEAESTSVFFTHEGTHELRITATEGAVQLTRDLVVDVGAYVPPALPVPEIGWWKLDEGSGNIAADSTTPANNGTLGGFSGDPWVPGQFESALSFSDSSDFVTIPDSEELDGMTQVTFACWVNPAASDDNWRGIIGKNVNHNVAESYAIYVGPSNRIWAKIDSGLPASNGSLPANEWTHVVVTFDGSKDAFSRMQIYLNGQLDSEHYVSLNQVPITSSPLYLGSLQGTGVNGHNGLLDDVRIYNRALSDAEIALFVESPPNYGPEIQLSVSNTARIGTPKSVSATIQDDGLPVGGSLLQRWSGANVSFEDTAALSTNATFSATGDQVIRLSASDGDVTTFKTMSISVAEILVSFNDWATDIDWQGRDSSADSVDNAYRIPNIILFAMDLDPVALNPDATLPRVASPTDSNTFSFTYRRSKLVDSIVFYPQYSNDLITWNAIDADAPDVTISVIDPDVDGDGSAELILVEVANVDKLFFNLFSQNAQ
- the folE2 gene encoding GTP cyclohydrolase FolE2 encodes the protein MKSQDIDQKKAEEARLRKHYEADFVVTDEYRASLPDMQNSESSEIHGANVPIMQVGIAGFRLPLQFLTSSCEKVSLETYITGTVSLAADLKGINMSRIMRVFYEFKDRVFSPELLEEILIAYKRELKSSRGRLKLSFNYPILQKSLRSGLEGWQYYQVSFEGFIDDLNRFRKLIHFDFVYSSACPCSAELSEHARDEREIFGIPHSQRSKARVSVEIKPGAHLTIEEIQQHCLNALKTETQVMVKREDEQAFAELNGAYVKFVEDAARVVYEELDQDERIYDFQVACAHLESLHSHDAVAVINKGIRGGFTADFDHFKDLVC